The Cinclus cinclus chromosome 28, bCinCin1.1, whole genome shotgun sequence genome window below encodes:
- the ACER1 gene encoding alkaline ceramidase 1 isoform X2 yields METQEHEECLRMPSIFSYQSAEVDWCEGNFERSAVIAEYYNTISNVSFFVLSPALLYLNRQYCQKKAVPLYFVSGLLLLVGVFSMYFHMTLSYMGQLLDELSILWTLAVAYSFWYPQAYFPKCIKTRRHFFWLTGITTVISTLMSFIKPTLNAYALNCIAFHLLYLTWRELKKCNDKRVHRMAAVMVMWWALAITSWISDRWLCWLWQAINFPYFHSFWHVLIAMSLLYCCPLVIYFDVSYEMPSFKPKLEYWPSDSWPVVVPYVTLEEPHKQC; encoded by the exons ATGGAAACCCAGGAGCATGAAGA GTGCCTGAGGATGCCGAGCATATTTTCCTACCAGAGTGCCGAGGTGGATTGGTGTGAGGGCAACTTCGAGCGCTCGGCGGTCATTGCCGAGTACTACAACACC ATCAGCAATGTGAGCTTCTTTGTGCTGTCTCCTGCACTGCTGTACCTGAACAGGCAGTACTGCCAGAAGAAGGCTGTGCCCCTCTACTTTGTCTCGGGGCTGCTCCTCCTTGTAG GTGTCTTCTCCATGTACTTCCACATGACCCTGAGCTACATGGGACAGCTTTTGGATGAACTCTCCATCCTCTGGACGCTGGCTGTGGCTTATTCCTTCTGGTATCCACAGGCTTACTTCCCCAAGTGCATCAAGACCAG GAGGCATTTCTTCTGGTTGACTGGAATCACCACCGTGATCAGCACCTTGATGTCTTTCATCAAGCCGACCCTCAATGCCTATGCGCTCAACTGCATCGCCTTCCACCTGCTGTACCTGACGTGGAGGGAGCTCAAGAA GTGCAATGACAAACGGGTTCACCGGATGGCCGCGGTCATGGTGATGTGGTGGGCACTGGCCATCACAAGCTGGATCAGTGACCGgtggctctgctggctctggcAGGCCATCAACTTCCCCTACTTCCACAGCTTCTG gcaTGTGCTGATAGCCATGTCCCTGCTGTACTGCTGCCCGCTTGTCATCTACTTCGACGTCAGCTATGAGATGCCCTCGTTCAAGCCAAAGCTGGAATACTGGCCCAGTGACTCATGGCCTGTTGTGGTGCCCTACGTCACCCTGGAGGAACCCCACAAGCAGTGCTAG
- the ACER1 gene encoding alkaline ceramidase 1 isoform X1 → MKSEPSNPSVCHLFASCGCDLSCSGKQPAWIKERPSLTVEVHPPVGLSGQSRSFRRAHLSPVTLLCFLPLNCLGREAEEAVGAPPCCTSKGLLDIVVDQLTPLQTGSFCSRTSSPHECLRMPSIFSYQSAEVDWCEGNFERSAVIAEYYNTISNVSFFVLSPALLYLNRQYCQKKAVPLYFVSGLLLLVGVFSMYFHMTLSYMGQLLDELSILWTLAVAYSFWYPQAYFPKCIKTRRHFFWLTGITTVISTLMSFIKPTLNAYALNCIAFHLLYLTWRELKKCNDKRVHRMAAVMVMWWALAITSWISDRWLCWLWQAINFPYFHSFWHVLIAMSLLYCCPLVIYFDVSYEMPSFKPKLEYWPSDSWPVVVPYVTLEEPHKQC, encoded by the exons ATGAAGAGTGAGCCTTCAAACCCTTCTGTCTGCCACCTATTTGCCTCTTGTGGTTGTGatctcagctgctctgggaagcagCCAGCCTGGATTAAGGAGAGGCCATCGTTAACAGTGGAGGTTCACCCTCCAGTCGGTCTGTCTGGTCAGAGCAGGAGCTTCAGAAGAGCTCATTTGAGTCCTGTTACACTCCTGTGTTTTCTCCCTTTGAACTGCTTGGgcagggaggcagaggaagctgtgggagcCCCACCCTGCTGCACATCCAAGGGACTGCTGGACATTGTGGTGGATCAGCTCACCCCGCTGCAAACAGGGAGTTTCTGCTCAAGAACATCATCACCTCATGA GTGCCTGAGGATGCCGAGCATATTTTCCTACCAGAGTGCCGAGGTGGATTGGTGTGAGGGCAACTTCGAGCGCTCGGCGGTCATTGCCGAGTACTACAACACC ATCAGCAATGTGAGCTTCTTTGTGCTGTCTCCTGCACTGCTGTACCTGAACAGGCAGTACTGCCAGAAGAAGGCTGTGCCCCTCTACTTTGTCTCGGGGCTGCTCCTCCTTGTAG GTGTCTTCTCCATGTACTTCCACATGACCCTGAGCTACATGGGACAGCTTTTGGATGAACTCTCCATCCTCTGGACGCTGGCTGTGGCTTATTCCTTCTGGTATCCACAGGCTTACTTCCCCAAGTGCATCAAGACCAG GAGGCATTTCTTCTGGTTGACTGGAATCACCACCGTGATCAGCACCTTGATGTCTTTCATCAAGCCGACCCTCAATGCCTATGCGCTCAACTGCATCGCCTTCCACCTGCTGTACCTGACGTGGAGGGAGCTCAAGAA GTGCAATGACAAACGGGTTCACCGGATGGCCGCGGTCATGGTGATGTGGTGGGCACTGGCCATCACAAGCTGGATCAGTGACCGgtggctctgctggctctggcAGGCCATCAACTTCCCCTACTTCCACAGCTTCTG gcaTGTGCTGATAGCCATGTCCCTGCTGTACTGCTGCCCGCTTGTCATCTACTTCGACGTCAGCTATGAGATGCCCTCGTTCAAGCCAAAGCTGGAATACTGGCCCAGTGACTCATGGCCTGTTGTGGTGCCCTACGTCACCCTGGAGGAACCCCACAAGCAGTGCTAG
- the ACER1 gene encoding alkaline ceramidase 1 isoform X3 yields MPSIFSYQSAEVDWCEGNFERSAVIAEYYNTISNVSFFVLSPALLYLNRQYCQKKAVPLYFVSGLLLLVGVFSMYFHMTLSYMGQLLDELSILWTLAVAYSFWYPQAYFPKCIKTRRHFFWLTGITTVISTLMSFIKPTLNAYALNCIAFHLLYLTWRELKKCNDKRVHRMAAVMVMWWALAITSWISDRWLCWLWQAINFPYFHSFWHVLIAMSLLYCCPLVIYFDVSYEMPSFKPKLEYWPSDSWPVVVPYVTLEEPHKQC; encoded by the exons ATGCCGAGCATATTTTCCTACCAGAGTGCCGAGGTGGATTGGTGTGAGGGCAACTTCGAGCGCTCGGCGGTCATTGCCGAGTACTACAACACC ATCAGCAATGTGAGCTTCTTTGTGCTGTCTCCTGCACTGCTGTACCTGAACAGGCAGTACTGCCAGAAGAAGGCTGTGCCCCTCTACTTTGTCTCGGGGCTGCTCCTCCTTGTAG GTGTCTTCTCCATGTACTTCCACATGACCCTGAGCTACATGGGACAGCTTTTGGATGAACTCTCCATCCTCTGGACGCTGGCTGTGGCTTATTCCTTCTGGTATCCACAGGCTTACTTCCCCAAGTGCATCAAGACCAG GAGGCATTTCTTCTGGTTGACTGGAATCACCACCGTGATCAGCACCTTGATGTCTTTCATCAAGCCGACCCTCAATGCCTATGCGCTCAACTGCATCGCCTTCCACCTGCTGTACCTGACGTGGAGGGAGCTCAAGAA GTGCAATGACAAACGGGTTCACCGGATGGCCGCGGTCATGGTGATGTGGTGGGCACTGGCCATCACAAGCTGGATCAGTGACCGgtggctctgctggctctggcAGGCCATCAACTTCCCCTACTTCCACAGCTTCTG gcaTGTGCTGATAGCCATGTCCCTGCTGTACTGCTGCCCGCTTGTCATCTACTTCGACGTCAGCTATGAGATGCCCTCGTTCAAGCCAAAGCTGGAATACTGGCCCAGTGACTCATGGCCTGTTGTGGTGCCCTACGTCACCCTGGAGGAACCCCACAAGCAGTGCTAG
- the ACER1 gene encoding alkaline ceramidase 1 isoform X5, producing the protein MGSVSELQISNVSFFVLSPALLYLNRQYCQKKAVPLYFVSGLLLLVGVFSMYFHMTLSYMGQLLDELSILWTLAVAYSFWYPQAYFPKCIKTRRHFFWLTGITTVISTLMSFIKPTLNAYALNCIAFHLLYLTWRELKKCNDKRVHRMAAVMVMWWALAITSWISDRWLCWLWQAINFPYFHSFWHVLIAMSLLYCCPLVIYFDVSYEMPSFKPKLEYWPSDSWPVVVPYVTLEEPHKQC; encoded by the exons ATGGGGAGTGTTTCTGAGCTTCAG ATCAGCAATGTGAGCTTCTTTGTGCTGTCTCCTGCACTGCTGTACCTGAACAGGCAGTACTGCCAGAAGAAGGCTGTGCCCCTCTACTTTGTCTCGGGGCTGCTCCTCCTTGTAG GTGTCTTCTCCATGTACTTCCACATGACCCTGAGCTACATGGGACAGCTTTTGGATGAACTCTCCATCCTCTGGACGCTGGCTGTGGCTTATTCCTTCTGGTATCCACAGGCTTACTTCCCCAAGTGCATCAAGACCAG GAGGCATTTCTTCTGGTTGACTGGAATCACCACCGTGATCAGCACCTTGATGTCTTTCATCAAGCCGACCCTCAATGCCTATGCGCTCAACTGCATCGCCTTCCACCTGCTGTACCTGACGTGGAGGGAGCTCAAGAA GTGCAATGACAAACGGGTTCACCGGATGGCCGCGGTCATGGTGATGTGGTGGGCACTGGCCATCACAAGCTGGATCAGTGACCGgtggctctgctggctctggcAGGCCATCAACTTCCCCTACTTCCACAGCTTCTG gcaTGTGCTGATAGCCATGTCCCTGCTGTACTGCTGCCCGCTTGTCATCTACTTCGACGTCAGCTATGAGATGCCCTCGTTCAAGCCAAAGCTGGAATACTGGCCCAGTGACTCATGGCCTGTTGTGGTGCCCTACGTCACCCTGGAGGAACCCCACAAGCAGTGCTAG
- the ACER1 gene encoding alkaline ceramidase 1 isoform X4, translating into MAPEPQRAVWQISNVSFFVLSPALLYLNRQYCQKKAVPLYFVSGLLLLVGVFSMYFHMTLSYMGQLLDELSILWTLAVAYSFWYPQAYFPKCIKTRRHFFWLTGITTVISTLMSFIKPTLNAYALNCIAFHLLYLTWRELKKCNDKRVHRMAAVMVMWWALAITSWISDRWLCWLWQAINFPYFHSFWHVLIAMSLLYCCPLVIYFDVSYEMPSFKPKLEYWPSDSWPVVVPYVTLEEPHKQC; encoded by the exons ATGGCTCCAGAGCCCCAAAGAGCTGTCTGGCAG ATCAGCAATGTGAGCTTCTTTGTGCTGTCTCCTGCACTGCTGTACCTGAACAGGCAGTACTGCCAGAAGAAGGCTGTGCCCCTCTACTTTGTCTCGGGGCTGCTCCTCCTTGTAG GTGTCTTCTCCATGTACTTCCACATGACCCTGAGCTACATGGGACAGCTTTTGGATGAACTCTCCATCCTCTGGACGCTGGCTGTGGCTTATTCCTTCTGGTATCCACAGGCTTACTTCCCCAAGTGCATCAAGACCAG GAGGCATTTCTTCTGGTTGACTGGAATCACCACCGTGATCAGCACCTTGATGTCTTTCATCAAGCCGACCCTCAATGCCTATGCGCTCAACTGCATCGCCTTCCACCTGCTGTACCTGACGTGGAGGGAGCTCAAGAA GTGCAATGACAAACGGGTTCACCGGATGGCCGCGGTCATGGTGATGTGGTGGGCACTGGCCATCACAAGCTGGATCAGTGACCGgtggctctgctggctctggcAGGCCATCAACTTCCCCTACTTCCACAGCTTCTG gcaTGTGCTGATAGCCATGTCCCTGCTGTACTGCTGCCCGCTTGTCATCTACTTCGACGTCAGCTATGAGATGCCCTCGTTCAAGCCAAAGCTGGAATACTGGCCCAGTGACTCATGGCCTGTTGTGGTGCCCTACGTCACCCTGGAGGAACCCCACAAGCAGTGCTAG